In Sporosarcina psychrophila, a genomic segment contains:
- the purQ gene encoding phosphoribosylformylglycinamidine synthase subunit PurQ, giving the protein MKFAILVFPGSGCDIDMYHAVNTVLGNKAEYIWHTEANLDGYDAVLIPSGASYGDYLRAGALAQSSPAIESLKAFAATGKPVLGVGNGFQILAEAGLLPGAFLRNKGLKFRSGKTNLTVLNTDSIFTADYDNGQEITIPFAHEFGNYYVDEKTVAELKSTNRIVFTYADGNADGSTADIAGVLNEKGNVLGMMPLPERAVEEIIGGTDGLPLFNSILKRWSENNVSQA; this is encoded by the coding sequence CCAGGATCGGGTTGCGACATCGACATGTATCATGCGGTAAATACCGTTCTGGGCAATAAAGCAGAATACATCTGGCATACAGAAGCGAATCTTGACGGTTATGACGCAGTACTTATTCCGAGTGGAGCATCGTACGGGGATTATCTGCGTGCGGGTGCACTAGCGCAAAGCTCACCAGCAATCGAGAGCTTGAAAGCATTTGCTGCAACAGGGAAACCTGTTCTTGGTGTGGGTAACGGGTTCCAAATTCTCGCTGAAGCAGGCCTTTTACCAGGCGCTTTCTTGCGCAATAAAGGACTGAAATTCAGGTCTGGCAAAACGAACTTGACTGTCTTGAATACAGATTCTATATTTACGGCAGATTACGACAACGGGCAAGAAATCACAATTCCGTTTGCTCATGAATTCGGCAACTATTATGTTGATGAAAAAACAGTAGCAGAATTGAAAAGTACTAACCGTATCGTATTTACATATGCGGACGGTAATGCAGATGGCAGCACAGCGGACATCGCGGGTGTTTTAAACGAAAAAGGCAATGTGCTCGGTATGATGCCCCTTCCTGAACGTGCAGTTGAGGAAATCATCGGAGGAACAGATGGATTGCCTCTATTCAATTCAATCTTGAAAAGGTGGAGTGAAAATAATGTCAGCCAAGCATGA